One Ranitomeya imitator isolate aRanImi1 chromosome 1, aRanImi1.pri, whole genome shotgun sequence DNA window includes the following coding sequences:
- the SMIM20 gene encoding small integral membrane protein 20: MGRSGRVVLIFGGFAAVVAAALYPIYYHPMAHIDQYKKEQAVNRAGVDQESVQPVGLKVWSDPFSRK, translated from the exons ATGGGGAGGAGCGGCAGAGTGGTGCTGATATTCGGGGGCTTCGCTGCTGTGGTGGCGGCCGCGCTGTACCCCATATATTACCACCCGATGGCACACATAGACCAGTACA AGAAAGAACAGGCAGTGAACCGAGCTGGTGTGGACCAGGAATCCGTGCAGCCAGTAG GCTTGAAGGTGTGGAGCGACCCTTTTTCAAGGAAATAA